From Candoia aspera isolate rCanAsp1 chromosome 4, rCanAsp1.hap2, whole genome shotgun sequence, a single genomic window includes:
- the LOC134495813 gene encoding uncharacterized protein LOC134495813 isoform X1, with amino-acid sequence MNEESKMRLSIPVLGGKLQGQTEVPDGKEPSGQRYGNPTRNTSGTTETLFITSAEQMLWEPLLGLLSSFLWEVKVSGAPQRDLPAISFTGSPEAVLRAKETISKLLILVGSQVKVNLMDVPRLKAVGFFQLHEGFHLFLWEGEVPHIRVDAVVRIGTSDGLDCGNTVFAQRVWSPEGALYTNLDIHFSYPPTVELAAGMVKLALKAASRKGFQSVVVSYSGSTISTSEAEAIVIGLEAFRKNNPVGPLESIHVVSGDGDATVAFYKECQKHWRSGKNDSEKLKNILLSLESTRIEVVTSPGMKKKADVVVLPLVLESDGLDWGSGAHAITQKVLEAAPHATDLCPGDIRLVSGSAFPEFDCRMTYLVRVDDSQQQPEEARKQAIRNMVWSCLSTFYGSFLESIAFPIFQPTVAGQAMKREWLLILLEEINRFLKSFPNTWVKLVQIIPLPGWTLTCPVEDSLSFAVEPVGSCHMEEPLFLQYLDENPSAFNEFQVQLKKAGYDIQIDLPWRLLIFQAINQSVQLLDLGKGFQFVREKYILHCETRVEILEILCNQLSLMKRFKSIRNYTLDRTWLVGLLDEVSSFLQCLAHEASQRQLVSWECSAEPLPRYTIVKDTVLQEVLPSNPLIKVEIIAKTPATIRFWGCRQRVNEAERRLRELFNSFQILPVPLSNFQLQFVKTHWGKLFHNNFFLERSLPVVLELSQIVQIAGLDLGKMKEAREILMKQVCERTVEIAEDLKWATESAEWKELLQRLGIHQEVAIHHVAPGSVTVVGIFRLVIQAEESVKEYLRDNSPIEERVSLARPELALAGKNLLHIMDWEHLNMNVILQLNSQPLVLQVGGLQKHVRKAMPTIKKDLDSLVLDIVPLKKRILSEYFSGVGASLLKNMAWQLGCIAGMKIQEFGWNSIMNNEDPVKGRFVIGCPGTIYVMGKWNHVTSLKQNVAGFIEKFCKKSICHEAIATLKNVNVGEFLKNILHTFPIDIRCLQDDELQICGFQEDVENVLEAFHRKIEEYQSERVEVKAQYELVPCIVVKESLFQERFPTDPFVSTEVLAEDPATVVFRGPRQKLIELRRHFEELLSDFQFLPVPLSKFQFQFVKAQWGKLFHNSFFLERSIPAILEISEIVRVGGLDLGEIKEAEKLLMEQVCEKTVEIANQLQWVTECKEWEQLLNRLKSHKEVAVHYTPPIQVTVVGLCPHTAEVEECIKEYLRDNSPLKESVIFTRPELVLVGDSLLHIMDWDHFNVSIKFEPSGWMLSLQVKGLRKFVQEAIRIIKEDLDSLMFGIIPLKKKSLHIYFSEGGADLLKKMAKIQNCIVRMQIQESHGSSNGITNSNGNVLQDLAEDHRAVVHVVGRESNVTSLEQHLSDFIAKFHKETICNANISTFNDENLKALCEDTSHQYPVVLHLVRENVVWVCGSQEDVESVTGKIYTKLEEALSTKIQKQIDSKLLYETIRWHHKTDAGWSAFDIITNHSLELAYGKKKTWALVPWNGVKVQINFLKCEASMPGNRKFRIRRQICLWDKNIAPWWESMDGCLVKKVELQASSEEYQDVEKNFNKTAGNYKIVKVERIQNLYLWISYCWKQSWMEKKNAEGTQNELILYHGTWPENCSSICEIGFKNAFRRESLYGQGTYFAMAAGYSVSCARPDPQGLQYIFQARVLTGEYACGKGNMALPPVKQEGKGRYDSLVDLLDKPNIFVIFFDDYAYPEYLITFCG; translated from the exons ATGAATGAAGAATCCAAGATGAGACTGTCAATTCCAGTTCTAGGAGGCAAACTTCAGGGCCAAACGGAGGTCCCTGATGGAAAAGAGCCAAGTGGGCAGAGATACGGAAATCCCACCAGAAATACATCTGGAACTACAGAGACCCTATTCATCACTTCTGCAGAGCAAATGTTGTGGGAACCGCTTCTGGGGCTCCTCTCTTCATTCCTTTGGGAAGTTAAGGTTTCAGGAGCACCCCAAAGGGACTTGCCAGCTATTTCTTTCACTGGCTCCCCAGAGGCAGTTTTGAGAGCCAAAGAAACCATCAGCAAATTGCTTATTTTGGTGGGCTCACAGGTTAAAGTCAACCTGATGGATGTTCCACGGCTCAAAGCTGTTGGATTTTTCCAACTCCATGAGGGATTCCATCTCTTCCTTTGGGAAGGAGAAGTTCCTCATATCAGGGTGGATGCTGTAGTGAGGATTGGCACCAGTGATGGTCTGGACTGTGGAAATACTGTGTTTGCTCAGAGGGTCTGGAGCCCAGAAGGGGCTCTTTATACTAATTTGGACATTCATTTTTCATACCCACCAACAGTTGAACTAGCAGCTGGGATGGTGAAACTGGCTTTGAAGGCCGCATCACGAAAAGGCTTCCAGTCTGTAGTTGTATCTTACTCAGGCAGTACAATCTCCACATCTGAAGCTGAGGCGATAGTCATAGGGCTGGAAGCCTTTAGGAAAAACAACCCTGTAGGCCCCTTGGAAAGCATCCACGTGGTCTCTGGAGATGGAGATGCCACTGTGGCATTCTACAAGGAGTGTCAGAAGCACTGGCGTTCTGGAAAGAATGACTCAGAGAAGTTAAAAAACATACTATTGTCTTTAGAGTCCACCAGGATTGAGGTGGTGACCAGTCCTGGTATGAAGAAAAAA GCAGATGTGGTGGTTCTTCCCCTGGTGCTGGAGTCTGATGGGCTGGACTGGGGCTCAGGAGCCCATGCCATCACACAGAAGGTTCTGGAGGCAGCCCCCCATGCCACTGACTTGTGTCCAGGGGACATTCGTTTGGTGTCAGGTTCAGCTTTTCCAGAGTTTGACTGCAGAATGACGTACCTGGTAAGAGTTGATGACTCACAGCAGCAGCCTGAAGAAGCCCGTAAG CAGGCTATTCGAAACATGGTCTGGAGCTGTCTCAGCACCTTCTATGGGTCCTTCTTGGAATCCATTGCGTTTCCCATCTTCCAGCCAACAGTTGCAGGTCAAGCTATGAAGCGGGAATGGCTCCTTATCTTGCTGGAGGAAATTAATCGGTTCTTGAAAAGTTTTCCCAACACTTGGGTGAAGCTGGTGCAAATCATTCCCCTTCCAGGATGGACTCTGACTTGCCCG GTAGAAGATTCTCTCTCTTTTGCTGTAG AGCCAGTAGGTTCATGTCATATGGAGGAGCCACTTTTTCTCCAGTACCTAGATGAGAACCCAAGTGCCTTTAATGAATTTCAAGTGCAACTGAAGAAGGCTGGTTACGACATCCAAATAGACTTACCCTGGAGACTCTTGATATTCCAGGCCATCAATCAGTCTGTGCAGCTGCTTGACTTAGGAAAAGGCTTTCAGTTTGTGCGGGAAAAGTATATACTGCATTGTGAGACGCGGGTAGAAATTCTAGAAATCCTGTGTAATCAGCTGAGCCTCATGAAAAGATTCAAATCCATCAGGAATTACACCCTTGACAGAACGTGGCTTGTAGGCCTGCTTGATGAGGTCAGTTCTTTCTTACAATGCCTTGCCCACGAGGCCTCTCAGAGGCAGCTGGTGAGCTGGGAGTGCTCAGCTGAACCATTGCCCCGGTATACTATTGTCAAAGATACTGTGCTTCAGGAGGTACTCCCATCCAATCCTCTGATAAAGGTTGAAATTATTGCTAAAACTCCGGCAACTATCAGATTCTGGGGATGCCGTCAGAgagtcaatgaagcagaaaggCGTCTTAGGGAGCTCTTCAACAGCTTCCAGATTCTACCAGTCCCTCTGTCCAATTTCCAGTTACAGTTTGTCAAGACACACTGGGGTAAACTGTTCCACAACAATTTCTTCTTAGAGAGGAGCCTCCCAGTTGTTTTGGAGCTCTCTCAAATTGTCCAGATTGCTGGCCTAGACTTGGGTAAAATGAAAGAAGCCAGAGAGATCCTTATGAAGCAAGTGTGTGAAAGGACTGTGGAGATTGCAGAGGACCTGAAGTGGGCTACTGAGAGCGCAGAGTGGAAGGAGCTGCTGCAAAGGTTGGGGATTCATCAGGAAGTAGCCATACATCATGTTGCACCTGGTTCTGTGACTGTGGTTGGTATCTTTCGTCTGGTCATTCAAGCAGAAGAATCTGTTAAGGAATATTTGAGAGATAATTCCCCAATAGAAGAAAGAGTGAGTCTTGCTAGACCAGAATTAGCTTTAGCTGGGAAGAATCTGCTTCATATAATGGACTGGGAACATCTCAACATGAATGTTATACTCCAGCTGAACAGTCAACCTTTAGTGCTACAGGTCGGCGGTCTTCAAAAACATGTGAGAAAAGCCATGCCAACCATTAAGAAGGACTTAGATTCTTTGGTGCTCGATATAGTGCCTCTCAAGAAGAGGATTCTTAGTGAATATTTCTCTGGGGTTGGAGCAAGTCTGCTAAAGAACATGGCTTGGCAGTTGGGCTGCATTGCTGGGATGAAGATTCAAGAGTTTGGCTGGAACAGCATCATGAATAATGAGGACCCCGTGAAAGGG agatTTGTTATAGGCTGCCCAGGGACAATATATGTAATGGGCAAATGGAACCATGTGACCTCTTTGAAGCAAAATGTGGCTGGTTTCATTGAAAAGTTCTGTAAAAAATCCATCTGTCATGAAGCAAtagcaactttaaaaaatgtgaacGTTGGTGAATTCCTTAAGAACATATTGCACACGTTTCCCATAGATATCCGTTGTCTGCAGGACGATGAACTCCAGATTTGTGGCTTCCAAGAAGATGTGGAAAATGTTCTGGAAGCTTTTCACAGAAAGATTGAGGAATACCAGTCTGAAAGGGTTGAAGTCAAAGCTCAATATGAGTTGGTCCCTTGCATCGTTGTAAAGGAAAGCTTATTCCAAGAGAGATTTCCAACAGACCCTTTTGTAAGCACAGAAGTGTTGGCCGAAGATCCAGCAACTGTCGTATTTAGAGGTCCCCGTCAGAAGTTGATAGAACTGAGGAGGCACTTTGAGGAGCTCCTTAGTGATTTCCAATTTTTACCAGTTCCTCTCTCCAAATTCCAGTTTCAGTTTGTCAAGGCACAATGGGGCAAGCTCTTTCACAACAGCTTTTTTTTGGAGAGGAGCATCCCGGCCATTTTAGAGATCTCTGAAATTGTCCGAGTTGGTGGTTTAGACTTGGGTGaaataaaagaagcagaaaagcttCTTATGGAACAGGTGTGTGAGAAGACAGTGGAGATTGCAAATCAGTTGCAATGGGTCACTGAGTGTAAAGAGTGGGAACAGTTGTTAAACAGATTAAAGTCTCATAAGGAAGTTGCTGTCCATTACACTCCACCCATTCAGGTGACTGTGGTTGGTCTCTGTCCTCACACTGCTGAAGTAGAAGAATGTATTAAGGAGTACTTAAGAGACAATTCCCCCCTAAAGGAAAGTGTGATATTTACTAGGCCAGAACTAGTATTAGTTGGGGACAGTCTCCTTCATATTATGGATTGGGACCACTTCAATGTAAGCATCAAATTCGAGCCAAGTGGTTGGATGTTGTCATTGCAAGTGAAAGGTCTCCGGAAATTTGTGCAGGAAGCCATCCGGATTATCAAGGAAGATTTGGACTCTCTGATGTTTGGTATAATACCTCTGAAGAAGAAATCACTACACATCTACTTCTCTGAGGGTGGGGCAGATCTgctgaagaaaatggcaaaaatacaGAATTGTATTGTAAGGATGCAGATCCAGGAGAGCCATGGCTCTAGCAATGGAATCACCAATAGTAATGGAAATGTGCTGCAA GACTTAGCTGAGGACCACAGGGCTGTGGTCCATGTAGTAGGCAGAGAAAGCAACGTGACTTCACTCGAGCAGCATTTGTCTGATTTCATTGCTAAATTCCACAAAGAAACCATCTGTAATGCAAATATATCAACATTCAATGATGAAAACCTTAAAGCACTTTGTGAAGATACCTCACATCAGTATCCAGTTGTCTTACATCTTGTACGAGAGAATGTGGTTTGGGTTTGTGGTTCTCAAGAAGATGTTGAAAGTGTTACTGGGAAGATTTACACAAAGTTAGAGGAAGCTCTCTCTACAAAGATTCAAAAACAAATAGATTCCAAGCTTCTGTATGAGACTATCCGTTGGCATCATAAGACGGATGCTGGGTGGTCTGCCTTTGACATAATAACCAATCACAGTCTGGAGCTGGCCTATGGCAAGAAGAAAACATGGGCACTAGTGCCATGGAATGGAGTAAAAGTTCAGATCAACTTTCTGAAGTGTGAAGCCTCCATGCCAGGCAACAGAAAATTCAGGATAAGGAGACAGATCTGCTTATGGG ACAAGAATATTGCTCCCTGGTGGGAATCTATGGATGGATGTTTAGTCAAGAAAGTGGAACTACAGGCAAGTTCAGAGGAATATCAGGATGTTGAAAAGAATTTCAACAAGACAGCTGGGAACTATAAAATTGTCAAA GTGGAGAGGATCCAAAACCTGTATCTGTGGATTTCTTATTGCTGGAAACAAAGCTGGATGGAGAAGAAGAATGCAGAAGGGACACAGAATGAACTCATTCTCTATCATGGGACCTGGCCAGAGAATTGTTCTTCTATCTGTGAGATTGGCTTCAAGAACGCTTTCCGAAGGG AAAGTCTCTATGGACAAGGCACTTACTTTGCCATGGCTGCAGGCTATTCTGTGTCCTGTGCCAGACCAGATCCCCAAGGGCTCCAATACATTTTTCAAGCTCGGGTTCTGACTGGGGAGTATGCTTGTGGGAAAGGAAATATGGCGTTGCCTCCAGTGAAGCAAGAGGGGAAAGGCCGCTATGATAGTTTGGTGGATCTTCTTGACAAGCCAAATATTTTTGTGATATTCTTTGATGATTATGCTTACCCTGAATACTTGATCACCTTCTGTGGCTGA
- the LOC134495813 gene encoding uncharacterized protein LOC134495813 isoform X2 produces the protein MNEESKMRLSIPVLGGKLQGQTEVPDGKEPSGQRYGNPTRNTSGTTETLFITSAEQMLWEPLLGLLSSFLWEVKVSGAPQRDLPAISFTGSPEAVLRAKETISKLLILVGSQVKVNLMDVPRLKAVGFFQLHEGFHLFLWEGEVPHIRVDAVVRIGTSDGLDCGNTVFAQRVWSPEGALYTNLDIHFSYPPTVELAAGMVKLALKAASRKGFQSVVVSYSGSTISTSEAEAIVIGLEAFRKNNPVGPLESIHVVSGDGDATVAFYKECQKHWRSGKNDSEKLKNILLSLESTRIEVVTSPGMKKKADVVVLPLVLESDGLDWGSGAHAITQKVLEAAPHATDLCPGDIRLVSGSAFPEFDCRMTYLQAIRNMVWSCLSTFYGSFLESIAFPIFQPTVAGQAMKREWLLILLEEINRFLKSFPNTWVKLVQIIPLPGWTLTCPVEDSLSFAVEPVGSCHMEEPLFLQYLDENPSAFNEFQVQLKKAGYDIQIDLPWRLLIFQAINQSVQLLDLGKGFQFVREKYILHCETRVEILEILCNQLSLMKRFKSIRNYTLDRTWLVGLLDEVSSFLQCLAHEASQRQLVSWECSAEPLPRYTIVKDTVLQEVLPSNPLIKVEIIAKTPATIRFWGCRQRVNEAERRLRELFNSFQILPVPLSNFQLQFVKTHWGKLFHNNFFLERSLPVVLELSQIVQIAGLDLGKMKEAREILMKQVCERTVEIAEDLKWATESAEWKELLQRLGIHQEVAIHHVAPGSVTVVGIFRLVIQAEESVKEYLRDNSPIEERVSLARPELALAGKNLLHIMDWEHLNMNVILQLNSQPLVLQVGGLQKHVRKAMPTIKKDLDSLVLDIVPLKKRILSEYFSGVGASLLKNMAWQLGCIAGMKIQEFGWNSIMNNEDPVKGRFVIGCPGTIYVMGKWNHVTSLKQNVAGFIEKFCKKSICHEAIATLKNVNVGEFLKNILHTFPIDIRCLQDDELQICGFQEDVENVLEAFHRKIEEYQSERVEVKAQYELVPCIVVKESLFQERFPTDPFVSTEVLAEDPATVVFRGPRQKLIELRRHFEELLSDFQFLPVPLSKFQFQFVKAQWGKLFHNSFFLERSIPAILEISEIVRVGGLDLGEIKEAEKLLMEQVCEKTVEIANQLQWVTECKEWEQLLNRLKSHKEVAVHYTPPIQVTVVGLCPHTAEVEECIKEYLRDNSPLKESVIFTRPELVLVGDSLLHIMDWDHFNVSIKFEPSGWMLSLQVKGLRKFVQEAIRIIKEDLDSLMFGIIPLKKKSLHIYFSEGGADLLKKMAKIQNCIVRMQIQESHGSSNGITNSNGNVLQDLAEDHRAVVHVVGRESNVTSLEQHLSDFIAKFHKETICNANISTFNDENLKALCEDTSHQYPVVLHLVRENVVWVCGSQEDVESVTGKIYTKLEEALSTKIQKQIDSKLLYETIRWHHKTDAGWSAFDIITNHSLELAYGKKKTWALVPWNGVKVQINFLKCEASMPGNRKFRIRRQICLWDKNIAPWWESMDGCLVKKVELQASSEEYQDVEKNFNKTAGNYKIVKVERIQNLYLWISYCWKQSWMEKKNAEGTQNELILYHGTWPENCSSICEIGFKNAFRRESLYGQGTYFAMAAGYSVSCARPDPQGLQYIFQARVLTGEYACGKGNMALPPVKQEGKGRYDSLVDLLDKPNIFVIFFDDYAYPEYLITFCG, from the exons ATGAATGAAGAATCCAAGATGAGACTGTCAATTCCAGTTCTAGGAGGCAAACTTCAGGGCCAAACGGAGGTCCCTGATGGAAAAGAGCCAAGTGGGCAGAGATACGGAAATCCCACCAGAAATACATCTGGAACTACAGAGACCCTATTCATCACTTCTGCAGAGCAAATGTTGTGGGAACCGCTTCTGGGGCTCCTCTCTTCATTCCTTTGGGAAGTTAAGGTTTCAGGAGCACCCCAAAGGGACTTGCCAGCTATTTCTTTCACTGGCTCCCCAGAGGCAGTTTTGAGAGCCAAAGAAACCATCAGCAAATTGCTTATTTTGGTGGGCTCACAGGTTAAAGTCAACCTGATGGATGTTCCACGGCTCAAAGCTGTTGGATTTTTCCAACTCCATGAGGGATTCCATCTCTTCCTTTGGGAAGGAGAAGTTCCTCATATCAGGGTGGATGCTGTAGTGAGGATTGGCACCAGTGATGGTCTGGACTGTGGAAATACTGTGTTTGCTCAGAGGGTCTGGAGCCCAGAAGGGGCTCTTTATACTAATTTGGACATTCATTTTTCATACCCACCAACAGTTGAACTAGCAGCTGGGATGGTGAAACTGGCTTTGAAGGCCGCATCACGAAAAGGCTTCCAGTCTGTAGTTGTATCTTACTCAGGCAGTACAATCTCCACATCTGAAGCTGAGGCGATAGTCATAGGGCTGGAAGCCTTTAGGAAAAACAACCCTGTAGGCCCCTTGGAAAGCATCCACGTGGTCTCTGGAGATGGAGATGCCACTGTGGCATTCTACAAGGAGTGTCAGAAGCACTGGCGTTCTGGAAAGAATGACTCAGAGAAGTTAAAAAACATACTATTGTCTTTAGAGTCCACCAGGATTGAGGTGGTGACCAGTCCTGGTATGAAGAAAAAA GCAGATGTGGTGGTTCTTCCCCTGGTGCTGGAGTCTGATGGGCTGGACTGGGGCTCAGGAGCCCATGCCATCACACAGAAGGTTCTGGAGGCAGCCCCCCATGCCACTGACTTGTGTCCAGGGGACATTCGTTTGGTGTCAGGTTCAGCTTTTCCAGAGTTTGACTGCAGAATGACGTACCTG CAGGCTATTCGAAACATGGTCTGGAGCTGTCTCAGCACCTTCTATGGGTCCTTCTTGGAATCCATTGCGTTTCCCATCTTCCAGCCAACAGTTGCAGGTCAAGCTATGAAGCGGGAATGGCTCCTTATCTTGCTGGAGGAAATTAATCGGTTCTTGAAAAGTTTTCCCAACACTTGGGTGAAGCTGGTGCAAATCATTCCCCTTCCAGGATGGACTCTGACTTGCCCG GTAGAAGATTCTCTCTCTTTTGCTGTAG AGCCAGTAGGTTCATGTCATATGGAGGAGCCACTTTTTCTCCAGTACCTAGATGAGAACCCAAGTGCCTTTAATGAATTTCAAGTGCAACTGAAGAAGGCTGGTTACGACATCCAAATAGACTTACCCTGGAGACTCTTGATATTCCAGGCCATCAATCAGTCTGTGCAGCTGCTTGACTTAGGAAAAGGCTTTCAGTTTGTGCGGGAAAAGTATATACTGCATTGTGAGACGCGGGTAGAAATTCTAGAAATCCTGTGTAATCAGCTGAGCCTCATGAAAAGATTCAAATCCATCAGGAATTACACCCTTGACAGAACGTGGCTTGTAGGCCTGCTTGATGAGGTCAGTTCTTTCTTACAATGCCTTGCCCACGAGGCCTCTCAGAGGCAGCTGGTGAGCTGGGAGTGCTCAGCTGAACCATTGCCCCGGTATACTATTGTCAAAGATACTGTGCTTCAGGAGGTACTCCCATCCAATCCTCTGATAAAGGTTGAAATTATTGCTAAAACTCCGGCAACTATCAGATTCTGGGGATGCCGTCAGAgagtcaatgaagcagaaaggCGTCTTAGGGAGCTCTTCAACAGCTTCCAGATTCTACCAGTCCCTCTGTCCAATTTCCAGTTACAGTTTGTCAAGACACACTGGGGTAAACTGTTCCACAACAATTTCTTCTTAGAGAGGAGCCTCCCAGTTGTTTTGGAGCTCTCTCAAATTGTCCAGATTGCTGGCCTAGACTTGGGTAAAATGAAAGAAGCCAGAGAGATCCTTATGAAGCAAGTGTGTGAAAGGACTGTGGAGATTGCAGAGGACCTGAAGTGGGCTACTGAGAGCGCAGAGTGGAAGGAGCTGCTGCAAAGGTTGGGGATTCATCAGGAAGTAGCCATACATCATGTTGCACCTGGTTCTGTGACTGTGGTTGGTATCTTTCGTCTGGTCATTCAAGCAGAAGAATCTGTTAAGGAATATTTGAGAGATAATTCCCCAATAGAAGAAAGAGTGAGTCTTGCTAGACCAGAATTAGCTTTAGCTGGGAAGAATCTGCTTCATATAATGGACTGGGAACATCTCAACATGAATGTTATACTCCAGCTGAACAGTCAACCTTTAGTGCTACAGGTCGGCGGTCTTCAAAAACATGTGAGAAAAGCCATGCCAACCATTAAGAAGGACTTAGATTCTTTGGTGCTCGATATAGTGCCTCTCAAGAAGAGGATTCTTAGTGAATATTTCTCTGGGGTTGGAGCAAGTCTGCTAAAGAACATGGCTTGGCAGTTGGGCTGCATTGCTGGGATGAAGATTCAAGAGTTTGGCTGGAACAGCATCATGAATAATGAGGACCCCGTGAAAGGG agatTTGTTATAGGCTGCCCAGGGACAATATATGTAATGGGCAAATGGAACCATGTGACCTCTTTGAAGCAAAATGTGGCTGGTTTCATTGAAAAGTTCTGTAAAAAATCCATCTGTCATGAAGCAAtagcaactttaaaaaatgtgaacGTTGGTGAATTCCTTAAGAACATATTGCACACGTTTCCCATAGATATCCGTTGTCTGCAGGACGATGAACTCCAGATTTGTGGCTTCCAAGAAGATGTGGAAAATGTTCTGGAAGCTTTTCACAGAAAGATTGAGGAATACCAGTCTGAAAGGGTTGAAGTCAAAGCTCAATATGAGTTGGTCCCTTGCATCGTTGTAAAGGAAAGCTTATTCCAAGAGAGATTTCCAACAGACCCTTTTGTAAGCACAGAAGTGTTGGCCGAAGATCCAGCAACTGTCGTATTTAGAGGTCCCCGTCAGAAGTTGATAGAACTGAGGAGGCACTTTGAGGAGCTCCTTAGTGATTTCCAATTTTTACCAGTTCCTCTCTCCAAATTCCAGTTTCAGTTTGTCAAGGCACAATGGGGCAAGCTCTTTCACAACAGCTTTTTTTTGGAGAGGAGCATCCCGGCCATTTTAGAGATCTCTGAAATTGTCCGAGTTGGTGGTTTAGACTTGGGTGaaataaaagaagcagaaaagcttCTTATGGAACAGGTGTGTGAGAAGACAGTGGAGATTGCAAATCAGTTGCAATGGGTCACTGAGTGTAAAGAGTGGGAACAGTTGTTAAACAGATTAAAGTCTCATAAGGAAGTTGCTGTCCATTACACTCCACCCATTCAGGTGACTGTGGTTGGTCTCTGTCCTCACACTGCTGAAGTAGAAGAATGTATTAAGGAGTACTTAAGAGACAATTCCCCCCTAAAGGAAAGTGTGATATTTACTAGGCCAGAACTAGTATTAGTTGGGGACAGTCTCCTTCATATTATGGATTGGGACCACTTCAATGTAAGCATCAAATTCGAGCCAAGTGGTTGGATGTTGTCATTGCAAGTGAAAGGTCTCCGGAAATTTGTGCAGGAAGCCATCCGGATTATCAAGGAAGATTTGGACTCTCTGATGTTTGGTATAATACCTCTGAAGAAGAAATCACTACACATCTACTTCTCTGAGGGTGGGGCAGATCTgctgaagaaaatggcaaaaatacaGAATTGTATTGTAAGGATGCAGATCCAGGAGAGCCATGGCTCTAGCAATGGAATCACCAATAGTAATGGAAATGTGCTGCAA GACTTAGCTGAGGACCACAGGGCTGTGGTCCATGTAGTAGGCAGAGAAAGCAACGTGACTTCACTCGAGCAGCATTTGTCTGATTTCATTGCTAAATTCCACAAAGAAACCATCTGTAATGCAAATATATCAACATTCAATGATGAAAACCTTAAAGCACTTTGTGAAGATACCTCACATCAGTATCCAGTTGTCTTACATCTTGTACGAGAGAATGTGGTTTGGGTTTGTGGTTCTCAAGAAGATGTTGAAAGTGTTACTGGGAAGATTTACACAAAGTTAGAGGAAGCTCTCTCTACAAAGATTCAAAAACAAATAGATTCCAAGCTTCTGTATGAGACTATCCGTTGGCATCATAAGACGGATGCTGGGTGGTCTGCCTTTGACATAATAACCAATCACAGTCTGGAGCTGGCCTATGGCAAGAAGAAAACATGGGCACTAGTGCCATGGAATGGAGTAAAAGTTCAGATCAACTTTCTGAAGTGTGAAGCCTCCATGCCAGGCAACAGAAAATTCAGGATAAGGAGACAGATCTGCTTATGGG ACAAGAATATTGCTCCCTGGTGGGAATCTATGGATGGATGTTTAGTCAAGAAAGTGGAACTACAGGCAAGTTCAGAGGAATATCAGGATGTTGAAAAGAATTTCAACAAGACAGCTGGGAACTATAAAATTGTCAAA GTGGAGAGGATCCAAAACCTGTATCTGTGGATTTCTTATTGCTGGAAACAAAGCTGGATGGAGAAGAAGAATGCAGAAGGGACACAGAATGAACTCATTCTCTATCATGGGACCTGGCCAGAGAATTGTTCTTCTATCTGTGAGATTGGCTTCAAGAACGCTTTCCGAAGGG AAAGTCTCTATGGACAAGGCACTTACTTTGCCATGGCTGCAGGCTATTCTGTGTCCTGTGCCAGACCAGATCCCCAAGGGCTCCAATACATTTTTCAAGCTCGGGTTCTGACTGGGGAGTATGCTTGTGGGAAAGGAAATATGGCGTTGCCTCCAGTGAAGCAAGAGGGGAAAGGCCGCTATGATAGTTTGGTGGATCTTCTTGACAAGCCAAATATTTTTGTGATATTCTTTGATGATTATGCTTACCCTGAATACTTGATCACCTTCTGTGGCTGA